A stretch of DNA from Candidatus Eisenbacteria bacterium:
CACGCCCCGAGATCGCAGACCTCCCCTGCCCCGAGGAAGGCCCGCCCGAAGTACCTGCATTCGGATTCCACGGCGTAGACGCAACCACCGTTCGCCAGGCAGCAGGCACCGTAGTCCCGTTCCCATTCGTATGGGTGCCGACACCACCATCCTGGACCCATGGGGTCGTCGCTGCAGGGCAGCCCTGCGCCACTCCAGAAGGAGCCGATCATCAGGCCGTAGTACTCGATCTTGATGTTGTCCCACCGCGCGTCGTCGTAGCAGTCGGCCTCGGTCGTCACCACACAACGGCGTCTCGTATCAGCGAGCCAGTAGCAGCACGCGCCGCAGGGCATCTCGCAGGTCGTGCCGTCCCCCTGGTAGATGCCGTGGCTCTCCTCGCAGACATCCTGATAGGCGACAATTGTGCAGCTCGCGTCGGGGAGGCAGCATGCTCCGGGCAGCGGAGGCGCCGGGCAGTCGTTCGCGCCCGGCTGGTGCCAGCGCACGACTCCAAAGCGCGCGCAATCGTCCGTGATCGGGGGCCTGTGATCATCGACGAAGGCGGCATACCCTCCGGTGGGATTGGCCGCAGCGCCGAAGTAGCTGCCCGCGGTGCCCCCATCGATCCGGAACACATAGAAGGGGAAAACCCGATCGATGATCGGCTCGGCCCAGCCGACCGTGCAGCCGAACCCGGTCAGGGGCCATCCCGAATCGTAGATCTCCACCGGCGGATTCCCGATGACGTCGTTGGTGCATGGCCTGAAGGCACTGTCAGGATCAAGGTTGGCCAGGTCGTAGTCGATCCCGAAGTAGACTGCCGTCACGGCCGGCTCGGCCGATTCGTGGAAAGCGGCGAGGAGCCAGACGACCGTCCCCAGGTGCCTGCTCGTGCTCGTGGAGGCTTCCCCGCAAGAAGCGGGGAGGCCGACGGAAGGCGCGCACGCGGTGGCCCGGCAGTACTCGTAGGCGTCATTGGCGTGGACGATGATCGCGCCCCCGTTGTTCCTCCCAGCGTGGGCGGCGCCGGACCAGAGGAGAAGCAGGCCCGCTGCAAGAGCCGAGGAGCTCATGGCTCAATCCCCCTTCCGAACGGGGCTCCCCGAGGTCGCCGCTGCGGGAGTTCGGGCACCATGGCACGGGAGCGGCGGCGGCCCTCCGCGGCGATTCTATCGACGGGTGATGGCCGCCTGCAAGGGGTCGGGGCGCAACATCCCAGGCGCGCCAACCGTAGGAAGGGCGTGTCCCGCCGGCCGGCCGCGCCGAGAGCGTTCCGGGATCGCTCGGCCCGGCAGCGCGCCCGGGATCTCAAAGGAGGCCAAAGCCATGTCGATAAGCCGCCTCGCGCCCGCCCTCTTATTCCTGTTCGCTTTGCTCCTGGGGATATCTTCTCCGGGGGTTGCGGATGAGGGCGCCCCGCTGGATCTGCAGTACCGCTACTCCCTCGACACGGAGAAGCTCCTGATCGCGAACCTCGCAGGAACGGTCCATCTCGAGGGGCACGACGGAGCCGCCTTCGAGATCGAAGGGACGATCCATGGCAAGGACGCGAAGCCGGGGATCCTGCGCGCGGAGATCAGCGAGGGGGGAGGGTCCGCCCGACTCGCCATCCGCTATCCGGTGGACGGTCAGAGGAAGTTCATCTACCCGCCGATGGGCAGATCGTCTAAGACCCGTCTCACAGTCCCCCTCGCGAAAGAGAAGGAGGACTGGCTCTCCTGGGTCCTGCCCGGAAAGGGGCGCGACCGAGTGGAGATCGCCGGAAGCGGCCGCGGGATGGAGATCTGGTCGGACATCAAGATCAAGGTCCCCCGAGACCGATTCGCGGGCGTCCACATCGGAGTCGGAGAGATCGTCGCAGAGTCCGTGCAGGCCAACTTGCTTCTCGACACGCAA
This window harbors:
- a CDS encoding DUF4097 domain-containing protein; the encoded protein is MIAPPLFLPAWAAPDQRRSRPAARAEELMAQSPFRTGLPEVAAAGVRAPWHGSGGGPPRRFYRRVMAACKGSGRNIPGAPTVGRACPAGRPRRERSGIARPGSAPGISKEAKAMSISRLAPALLFLFALLLGISSPGVADEGAPLDLQYRYSLDTEKLLIANLAGTVHLEGHDGAAFEIEGTIHGKDAKPGILRAEISEGGGSARLAIRYPVDGQRKFIYPPMGRSSKTRLTVPLAKEKEDWLSWVLPGKGRDRVEIAGSGRGMEIWSDIKIKVPRDRFAGVHIGVGEIVAESVQANLLLDTQSGSVRSRGIDGELQVDTGSGDVEALDVAGDLHIDTGSGEVRIASCSGSTVFVDTGSGDVEVEDADCRSLRIDTGSGDVRAVSIRSDEASIDTGSGDVEVSFERLGAGPIRVDTGSGGVDLELPEDPSVDLVADTGSGGIRCDVSNARIRRDGRGELRLTVGGGEAKVRLDTGSGSIRISQRP